The region GGCTCGGTTCCTGCCCGAGCGGAGGAGGTGTTCAGCTGCTGGAGAGAACCTGAGCGTGGGGCCGAGGCCGGTGCCTTTGTGCTCCAGGGAGCCCTGGGCAGGCTTCATGACAGAGGGAACGGGCCCCTGTGGCCACCTCTAGCCATCGCACTTCCTGGCCTTGTGAAACGCAATCTGGACACGTAACTACATCTCTGAGCTACCGTTCAGATTTGCCGTCAGATAGTTCTGCTTTTTATGACAGCGGAGCAAAAGTCATTCAGTACAGCAGTCAGCCAGCATGCTGAGTCTCAAAGTTGTAGGACCTGGGTCTGCCTGAGACGGCGGGGTGTTAACTGTCCCATCCTGTCACGTTGTGAGGCAAAACAGTTAACCACAGGGAAGCAGCTTGATTAAGGATTTATCGTTAGCGGCTCTCAGAGCATTTGCGGTGTTAAGCTAACATGTTCCTGTTACAGCGTGTGACCTCGTTGGCTGGCTGGAGTCCACTTTGtgtgggggctgcaggcagaagtAGTGGGGGATTTTGGACATGGGGTTCTGGTGGGCTGAGAAATCTGGTGTACAGGGAAGAGAGTGGGAAGCTTGTGTGTGCTCTCTGTAGAGCCACATacgctttaaagaaaaaaagcttccagAAAATCTGTGGATAGTCTGTATTTTAACACTTCGGAATCGTCTGCTCAGGCTCCGTGTATTGGGAATTGCCCAGTTACATACCAGATTATTCATGAAGTAAGAACTTAAGCTTTAGAAGTTGTGAAAGAAACAAACGCAGTTTTTGTAGGAAAGCACTGGCTTTTGCAGTGTAAAATGCTGCTCAGCTTTCACAGAGTTTTTCACTGGCTGAGTTGATTTACGTTCTTTTGCTGGTTTATGCCACTGTCAGAAAGAAGACAAAGTTAAACATCTAGAACGTTTGAGAACTTTGCAAAGAGGCTGCGAGGAGCCGAGACTGATAGTGCCCAGCACATCTATGACTACTTCTGTGTAAAATAACCGACAGTAACACAAAGTTGGGTGTTATGCAGTGGGACTGCAGGTCTAACTGGTAACTCCTTGCTTGCAGGAAGAGATGTCGGGAGAAAGTGTGGTGAGCTCAGCAGTGCCGGCGGCTGCGACTCGCACTACCTCCTTCAAAGGGACTAGTCCGAGCTCTAAGTATGTCAAGCTGAACATTGGCGGTGCCCTCTACTACACCACCATGCAGACTCTGACCAAGCAGGACACCATGCTGAAGGCCATGTTCAGTGGCCGAATGGAGGTCCTCACGGACAGCGAAGGTAAGGGGCTGCTCCTCACATCCCTCGCACCAGCTTCCTCCTTCTTCAGGGGCTGGAGGAAAATATTAGAGAACAGAGAGGATCATGTAATCATAGGCCCAGATATTTCTGCATTTGATTACTGTTAAAACTCGTAGCTTACACAACTGAGAAAAGATGTGGAACCAAAGACACGTATGACTTGAATAGTTGTGTAAACGACAAAAGGACAGTAAGAAGTCCCAAGGCTCCTGTCAGGCCCAGATAGCACAggctatctttttcttttgaaatactaaCACTAAAGCTCTTAAGCATATGGAAAATGGTGGGGATAGTGATTAAGAAACTATGAGTCATGAGTTGCGTATTTACTTTGAAGCTCAGAAGGCAGTTCCCTCATCTTGTTTCCTTACCTCAATTACAAGTATAAAATTTACTCTGAAGATTGGGAAGAAGGGTTATGAGctaaaagctgattttttaaaattaaactattttcttgTGAGAGTACTGGTTGTTCACTTtactaaaacaaaaccagttgcaaaatgtttagaaaatttGCTATAGTTTACTGACAGTAAAAGGAGAGAGCTAGCAAATGAGTCTCTCCATGTGAAATATGTCTGGAAGGAAGGAATGTGCAGTATGTCAAACTGCAGTCTTCTAAAGGAGCAGCGTTCAAATACTTCACTTCCTTACCAGATACGTTGATTTATCTTCTGCTGagattctttaaaacatttatgtttaaaTTAATAATATAGCTAAAATATGTTTGTGATAACTGCAACTGGTATATTAGCATTCTCATATTGTGGGAGTGTCACAGAGTTTAATTGGAAGCACAGCTTTCTATTTATGTGCTGATGTTTTGCCCATAACTGTGTTTATGGACTTGGATACCTTGTCTTTAACAATAGCTACTGCATCGCTGAGCTTAAAGGTTCAAAACACCTTCTTGTGACTCGTTAATTATTTGGAAATTTTGTTTGAACTTGCTGAAAGCATAGAAAATGTAGTACCTGGTCAGATGAATTGGACTTAGTTTTGAGTGCTTTACAATAGTCTATATTTAGAGGTCATGTGGAACAACTGATGGCTTTAGTGGGGCTCTTGTGATAAGCTTTCTTGAGATAAGAGGAAGTggatttggaggaaaaaattataaaaaatacaaCCTAATTATCTGAACATTCCTGTTTTAGCTAGAAGTCCCTATATTGAAGGTGGGGAGAAAAAGCTGCATTGTTGCAGGTGTTATACCATGCCTTTTGCAAGTTTTGGCTGCTGTAAAGCAGGAACATTGGCGCTGTGGTTTGTGGGCTCCAGATCAAAGGGTCTCTGGGCTACCTCTCATGGGTCTGTGCAGGTTGCATAAATGGTTTGCATAAATGGTTTGGCCTGTGGgtcaaactgaaaaacaaacctgTCAAATGGGAATCAGCACCCTTACTGGGAAGACTGGAGGGGTGTTGTAGTGGAAAGGTTGTGAACCAGTTCACTGAAAACCTCTCCCCTTGCTGCTGAACTCCAGGCAACTCCAAAAGTATCCTCCCGTCCTTCCCTAAAGCTGCTCTGGGTTTCACAAAATTTGATAATTCAAGACTTCTCAAGTCCTTCAGTTTGGAAGTGGATTGgaaattccaaattaattttggaaGCCCACCCTGGCGTGGTCTCATCGCTTCCTCTGCGCGTCCTGGGCAGGTACCGCAGGAAGGCTGGTACATCGCATTCCCAAGGCTCAGAGTCTGTGTAAGTGCAGGTACTTTTTTGCTGGAGAGCAGTCGACGATATTACTGCTAATATGAGGGTAACTGGAGTTTAATCTGCTAAAATATCATGCTTGAGACGCAAAATCGCAAGTTTATTTTACTGTGAATCCCACAGTGTCTGTGTGGGATTGTTCCATTTAGCCAGTTTGTGTTTTAATAGGAATTTGATACTTCCTGTATGTTGTAACCAAGACACTCCCATTGCAGTAGTTCTTGCTTTATCTCCCCTTGCCTAGCACGATGCTGGAAACTGGGACAATAGCATTATAGCTGTTAAAGGAAACTCTTTTTATCTGAAATTCTTCAAAATACTGCTAATTGGTCACACCCAAAATCTGGCACAAAACAAAGTGTTTCTTAGGAAAAGGAGCCAGACTTGCAGAGAAACTGGAAGGAGTAAAGTTTTTAAACAGTCTGTGGAATGTGTCACGCGGGGTCCTCCTCTTTGTTCAGATGCATTCTTCTGACCCCAGCACCATCTCCCCAGCTCTTTCTCAAAGCTTAGCAATTGCAACATGCTGCTGGTTGGGCCGTAGGAGAAAAGACTGGAGTTCTCTGGTGGTGGGTGGCAGATGATTATTTTCAGCTTAGAAATTGTTCATGAACTGTAGCAAATCggcatattttgaaaattttatttttatggtaatGAGCAGATAGAAGGATGTGAGTTTTCCAGGTGCATCCATCTgtttccaattttcttttctgcagtgtgatttttttttttttttttttttttcccctcactccccACTGCTGTTAAGCAGTTGACTGAGATGCATGTTTTTCATTCAGCTGCTTGTAAGACTGTTGAGCATCAGGCAGTCGTCAGTGTCAGGCTACTATTTCATCTGTCAAGGCTTGCTCAGAAAATGTAGCGTGGTTTAGTTTGAGTGTTTGGATGCTGTCCCTGAGACTTCTTGtaaaacaaaagattaatttcctaGAAGTCTAATGTGTGTACATACAGTTCATGGATTATGTATTCCTACCTCAGTAAATGGATCACAGGACATTTTTGTAACACTGCGattaaaaaatggctttaaatGACTATAGCTGAAACCCACTTCTTAGGCTCTGCACAGCCGTGACTGAGCGGCAGCAGGGTCACTTTCCTGTGAGTCATCTCGCTTTGGCTGTACGCTTGGCTGTTTGGTTAAAACAGAAGgttttttgaaagctcttttagCAGTCACTTGTATTTTGCAATGctgcttgaaatattttctcatccCCCCTCCACATGAAAGTGAGCAATTCTGCTTTGGTTTCGCCATCTGTAAACATAAAGTTGCAGCAGATTTTTACAGCCTACGGAGGGAATCACAGCACAGATGATAACAAAGAATTTGGGGGATCACAATTCTGCTCTCAGCCTGCCCTTTACCTCCCTACGTGTTGGCGTACTGTAGTAAACTCTGTCAACGGCTGCATTTGTGGAATATGGATGTCCTTGTTTATTACCGTGTCTTGTGCTCCCTCTTCTCTTTAAAATGGGAGATCTCGCTTTATGTACCTCTGCATTGACAAATgggcttttttctcttctggttgGTTAGGTATACTGTATTCATTAGCCTGGATCAGTCTTTTGTTCTTTGATTTCCCTGTCTCTAGTTCTGCCTCCAGCTTTCTAGTTTGTTATTACAGTCTGTAAAATTACAATTGCGAGCACACGTTGTGTTTTATGTAGACAGCAGGGTAACAAGGGAGATGGAAAGCCTGTAGTAAACTGCTGGAGAGTGTCTCAGTTTTCTGCAGAACAGCATGAAAGGGCTATGTTCACTTTCCAAACTGAACCAAATGTTCAGACTTTACTAGTAATTCCATTCATGCAGAACATACAGGGCCTGCTTTAACCTACTTTCCTTATTTGTCCAAAATATGACTCCTTCCCCACAAGCGTTTCCTCGCTGCATTCCTGAGCTGCAGACCGTAAGAGCGGCCATCTGTTCATTTATGGAAACTCGAGCCTCAACGTTGCCTAACAATTCTCAGTAGTCCGGCCTGATTCAGGCAACAGACTGCCAACAAGAGGTGAAGCGCAGATCCTTTGATCGCCAGCTAACTGCAAAGCATTTCGGTtgtagctctgttttcttttcttcacactGTTGTCAGTACATAGCAGGGCTGGTGAGCTCCAGGGCAGGGGCTGTACATTACATTCTGCTTATGCATGCTGTCACGTCATGTCTTTCAGCGGTTTAAGACATTGTGCTAATAACCACTTTGTTCTACCAAATTAATGCACTTTGGGAATATAGAGACTGAAACACCGTTTGCCATGATACTGCCAAAGTCTGCGCTGCCTTTCTCTTGCTGACCTTTTTGCGCATCTGCTGGAGATGGTGGATCATGGTGGGTCCCCATATTGTATTCAGGTGCAACAACCTTTAGACAGTCACGTCTGGTTGGCTCTAGTAAGCTGTCTGTAAGAAACAGCCACACATATGTGTAACAGGGCCCTAAGATAGAAGGCAAGAAAATAATAATGTGCCAGGGCTTcgggagaagaggaagaacagagatGGTTAGTTTGAGAATGAAAAGTATTCATTCCTCTGTTTCAGGTAATCATTTGTCAATAACTGGGGAACTATGAGAAACAAGTGAGCTTCCTACCTTACTCCCACATACTCTGCACTTGAAACGCAGGAGGAGACAATAAAttccctgtgctttctgctcGTCTGCTCACCAGCTCAAGCAAGGAACTGGAGTTAGTCTCTCTTGGCAGGAACCTGCTTGGTACAGCAGTCCCAGGCCAGTGTCAAGGTCTTTTTGCCATATTTACCTCTGCTTCTGCTGTACTATGGTGGTCTTTTGTCCCTAGGCTGGATCCTGATTGACCGCTGTGGAAAACATTTTGGGACAATACTGAACTACCTGCGCGATGGGGCTGTGCCGCTCCCTGAGAGCCGCAGGGAGATAGAAGAGTTGTTGGCTGAAGCAAAGTACTACCTGGTCCAGGGGCTGGTGGACGAGTGCCAAGCAGCCTTGCAGGTAGGTCGCAGGGCTAAGGAGGAGTCAGGTTACTCTGGCTGCAATGAGGGGTCAGGAAGAGGAGGCTGCTCTGGGTAGGAAGCAGCATCTGGGCACAGCAAGATTTTCTGCTGGTCTCCACTTGGTGCCTTTTTGAGGCTGGGATGAAATTGAAATACTTCATGTCATTGATCTGCTGGAGTCTGGTCACATCCAGAAAAACGTACTGAGTCGTTCTCGACATTTAGTGCTACCCAGTTACAGTGAGGGATAAACAGTTGCTCAGTTTCCCTCTGCTGACTCCTGGGAGTGtacaaggagcagcagcctggctcctcTGCAGTGTCCTGCGCTGCCGTCAGGGTCTTACATGGTGAAATGATCCGTCATCAGCACGAGCTCTGAGACAAAAGTTAATACTTCCAGCATCAACCAGAATGGGGTAGGTCCTTTGGCCAGACCAGAGCAGCTTCTCATATCCACAGTAGCCACAGGCTGCCGGGAGTcccattttgttctttgttttcctctggggTGCTCATCTTGGGTTTGAAGCCACTGTTACTGGTGTCCTGTTTGAGTGAAGCCACATTCCAGATCCTGCCATTTAAATAGGTGCAATAACATTTAGTCCCTGTGTTTGCAGGGTGGTAGAGAGCACAAATGAACGTCTCAGGTGGTCCCAGTACCTGGAGTGCCAGCCTGGTTCAGAGCGTGGACCAGAAACGGGCACTCGGTGTAGGGACAGATTGCACACTGAACTCTTCAGCAAAGAATATGCAGGACCTTCCCAGTTAGTATGAGTGTGCCCTGAGTGTGCCCCTATTTACATTCAGCTGCTGTTTGATTCTTGTTTCAGCAGAACAAAGATGCATATGAACCGTTCTGCAAGGTACCAGTCATCACGTCttccaaagaagagcaaaaacTCATAGCCACTTCTAACAAGGTAAGGGAGGCCAGGCTGTGCTGTGGCTTGGGAGGGTGCTGGCCTGCTGCCCCGGGCTTGCATGGGACCTTGACCAAGTATTCTTTAGAAAATGGTCTTTAGTTCTCAACAATGGGCTTGCTTACCCTAAAATACGTGCACTTCAACTGTTGAGCTGCAAAGCACCGAGAATCTACAGCAGACTAAACGTTTATTCTGAATTAACAGTCAGCCTGTTGCTCAGGCTGGGCCTGGCCATGTATTTCTCCACATAAGGTATTAAAATAGAGGGCATAGGCAGTAGCAGGCTGATTGAGGAGATCCTCGGGGCTATTAGATCTTCCATTTATTTGCCCACTCTGGTTATTAATGACAGACACTTTCTTTAGCTAAAGTGAATCAATGACTGCTGTTTCTGGAAGCCTGCTGGCTGTGGCAGGTAGAGGGGAGGATGCTGGTGATAATGATTAGCCTTGGCAAAAAGGCAGCGAGCGGGTGAGAACAGATTATGATCTAGTCACAGAAGGGGTCAGAAGGGATTGCAGCCCCATTGCCGACCTGTGCATGACAGTTTTGCAGCAACAAcagtaacaacagcaacaaaatcccATTGGGCTTGGGCCTGATGGCACGATACCGTATTGCAGCTTTTCTGCTGTGGGGTCTTGGACTGAGCTGAGATTCCAGCTCTTAGGGCACTTCCTGTAACTgatctgttgtttgttttttacagccAGCAGTGAAGTTGCTATATAACAGAAGCAACAACAAATATTCCTACACCAGGTAAATGACTTCAGCTGGACTTCTTCGAAGTTTTTCATAGACTAAAATCTATGataagcatttgctttttcttcactcGGAACCAATGACAGATTGGTGTTGGCACGCACTCAATTTTTTCCCAGTTAATTTCAAACTTTAGTCAGAAGGGAGCCTACGGTCATCAATGGAAGGCTAAGCGTGTGCTATTTCTGTGCCAGAGGAGTTCCTCTAATACTTGGTGCAGCTGGCAGAGACTGCTGGCCTGCGTTCCCCATGGGCTACAGCCCAGTAGTTGAATACAGGAAGCCTTCCATGGTGCAGTGTTCTCAATAAGTGGTAAAATCATCAAGTCTGGGACTTTGTCCCCCTTTCCTTGTGTCTGTATGTTTCATGACATAACGCTGTTTCCATCCAGTTGGTGCTGAGTTTGAGCTTAGGAATGGTTTCATTTGGGTGATAGAATTTTATACACAAATGAAATGGCCTTGGACAGTATTATTCACAGTACTGTTGATGTCGTATTactgcttcttcagcagcaggTTTTCCTGCTTGTACTAGTCAAATGAGTTATCCACTGCAGTCCTGGATACCAACTGTAAACACTACCTTGGTAGAGACACAGTAAGTCAAAGGAAACTGGGCGTACGGGCCTGTAAATGCTCACTGCCCGAACCCCCCTTCTATTCTGCGTGCTGTCTTAATTACCCTAACGTGACTGCTGCCTTCCTTCGTCTCTCACAGCAACTCCGATGACAACATGCTGAAGAACATTGAGCTATTCGATAAGCTGTCCTTGAGGTTTAATGGGAGAGTGCTCTTTATAAAAGATGTGATTGGAGATGAGATCTGCTGCTGGTCTTTTTATGGGCAAGGGCGGAAGATTGCCGAAGTCTGTTGCACTTCCATTGTTTATGCTActgagaaaaaacagacaaaggTACAAGTAAACCCCTGAATGCTTCCAGCAACGGGCTGAGCTGCTGTCAGACTGGCATCCTGACATCTGTTCCATTTTGAACACTCCTTTCATTGTTTAGCATCTCTATAGAATAATCAATGCCATTCAAAGTGGGAGCAGCACAGTGGAGCTCATCCTGTGGGTTCGTTAGGGCGGGGACTGCTTGGCTGTGGCACTTAACACAGGACAATTGTGATAGTCCATAATGCAAGTTCAGTCCAGTTCTTGATTTTTAGACAAACTTGCTCACTTAACCAAGTTTGGCTTACATCCCTGTGTGAAGACAGATCCTGGTGAGCAATGGCCTCTTACCTTTCCCAGGAGAAATCTGTCTGAGTCTGCCCTGTGGGCAGgccagttctgaaaaaaaaaacccaaaacctggtTGTTGGGTCtcaaaagatgaaagcaaataaTAGAACAGAAACGATTGTGCTAGAAAGGATTTCTGTGGCTAGGGTCCAATTAAGaaattttaaagccagaagggtATCAGGAATTAAAAATGTGGTAACCTGGTGCCTGCAGTGACTGGCAGTAGTTGAGAGTGACCTTGTTTCTCTTGGATGGGCAGGTGGAGTTCCCAGAAGCCCGCATTTACGAGGAGACACTGAACATTCTGCTGTACGAGTCCCAGGACGGGAGGGGACCCGACAACGCGCTCTTGGAAGCCACAGGAGGGGCAGCTGGCCGCTCCCATCACTTAGATGAAGATGAGGAGCGAGAGCGCATTGAACGCGTGCGAAGAATTCATATTAAACGTCCGGATGACAGGGCCCATCTGCATCAGTGAGCTGAGCCACAGCCGCAGACTGCGCAGCTCTGTCTGGAAGGCGCTGCCCTTCATCTGATCGATTATCTGCAGCAGAGGACCAGGCGGTTTAACTTCTGTTCAGCAAAGTCTGTAAATTACGTTTTGTAACAAACTAGATTTTTTGGGGTATTTAAATGCAGTAGTTCTAGGACAAGAAAAATAAGGTTACTGGGCATACGATAGATACTGTAAGGACCTATTGAGCATCTGGAGAAATGCCCTGAATTTTTAGCACTCTTGTCTTTGCTATTTTGTGGCTAGAGAGGAAGAGGGCTGGCTTCCTTTGGCTTTAGTAATTATCctgcactttaaaaacaaacaaaacaaaaaaacaaacaaacaaaaaaaggtcagTCAGCCATATACCTTCCCTCCAGGCACTCATTGACCCTGTCTCCTCTTAGGCGTTCAGGCGTGGGAGAAATGCAGTGACCTAAACACACCGGAGCTACTGCAGAGCTCCCTTTCTCCCAGGCCTGTAGGTGATAGGGTTGGTAGCTGAGGAGTACCTCAGCGTGACTCCAGGACAAACGATGTGCGCTGACTCGATTCCTGTAgtgctggggggcagagggagcccTCTCGGAgtggtgggagggagcagggggagccgGTGGGGCTCGGCTTGCCAGGCGGCTGGCTGTGGCTCCCTGCAGCTCTCGGGCCCTGCTCCCCAAAGGGTTCAGTGGAGCTTCTACAGCACTGAACTGTGGAGACCCACCCCGGCTTTATCCGTGCGGTTCAAGGGTGGAAGATGTTAAAATTCCTCCAAAAGGAAGATCA is a window of Mycteria americana isolate JAX WOST 10 ecotype Jacksonville Zoo and Gardens chromosome 13, USCA_MyAme_1.0, whole genome shotgun sequence DNA encoding:
- the KCTD10 gene encoding BTB/POZ domain-containing adapter for CUL3-mediated RhoA degradation protein 3 isoform X2 produces the protein MEEMSGESVVSSAVPAAATRTTSFKGTSPSSKYVKLNIGGALYYTTMQTLTKQDTMLKAMFSGRMEVLTDSEGWILIDRCGKHFGTILNYLRDGAVPLPESRREIEELLAEAKYYLVQGLVDECQAALQQNKDAYEPFCKVPVITSSKEEQKLIATSNKPAVKLLYNRSNNKYSYTSNSDDNMLKNIELFDKLSLRFNGRVLFIKDVIGDEICCWSFYGQGRKIAEVCCTSIVYATEKKQTKVEFPEARIYEETLNILLYESQDGRGPDNALLEATGGAAGRSHHLDEDEERERIERVRRIHIKRPDDRAHLHQ
- the KCTD10 gene encoding BTB/POZ domain-containing adapter for CUL3-mediated RhoA degradation protein 3 isoform X1, with product MEEMSGESVVSSAVPAAATRTTSFKGTSPSSKYVKLNIGGALYYTTMQTLTKQDTMLKAMFSGRMEVLTDSEGWILIDRCGKHFGTILNYLRDGAVPLPESRREIEELLAEAKYYLVQGLVDECQAALQNKDAYEPFCKVPVITSSKEEQKLIATSNKPAVKLLYNRSNNKYSYTSNSDDNMLKNIELFDKLSLRFNGRVLFIKDVIGDEICCWSFYGQGRKIAEVCCTSIVYATEKKQTKVEFPEARIYEETLNILLYESQDGRGPDNALLEATGGAAGRSHHLDEDEERERIERVRRIHIKRPDDRAHLHQ